Proteins from a single region of Verrucosispora sp. NA02020:
- a CDS encoding nitroreductase, which produces METGYTVEQLRVAAADAVRAPSLHNVQPWRFRLRDGGIEVLLDPRRGLPATDPSGWGARVAGGAALFNLRLALAVAGNPATVRLRPYPAEPTVLARLVPDLPRRPTPTEQNLHAAIHRRFSNRARFWPDPVPADTRWRLGEAARAEYCWLELLIGVSAVTAFAEIARGAHRVLERDPAYRAERLTWVRAEPAPDGVPALAGGPQAEPQDLLPSRGFGGAPRAPGRDFEPEPLVAVLGSAGNTAVDQVVAGQALQRVLLTATDSGLSVSMLSQPIEVPSAREQLRMSLGRFGTPQMVMRIGFGRPGRPTPRRPVDETLDLPVHLG; this is translated from the coding sequence ATGGAGACCGGCTACACCGTCGAGCAGCTTCGGGTCGCCGCGGCCGACGCGGTGCGGGCGCCGTCCCTGCACAACGTCCAGCCCTGGCGGTTCCGGCTGCGCGACGGCGGCATCGAGGTGCTTCTCGACCCGCGACGCGGACTACCCGCCACCGACCCGAGCGGCTGGGGTGCCCGGGTCGCCGGTGGCGCGGCACTGTTCAACCTGCGTCTGGCGCTGGCGGTGGCGGGAAACCCGGCCACCGTCCGGCTGCGGCCGTACCCGGCGGAACCGACCGTGCTGGCCCGGTTGGTGCCGGACCTGCCGCGCCGACCGACCCCGACCGAGCAGAACCTGCACGCGGCGATCCACCGCCGGTTCAGCAACCGCGCCCGGTTCTGGCCCGACCCGGTGCCCGCCGACACCCGCTGGCGCCTCGGCGAGGCGGCCCGCGCCGAGTACTGCTGGCTGGAACTGCTGATCGGGGTGAGCGCGGTCACCGCCTTCGCCGAGATCGCCCGTGGCGCGCACCGCGTCCTCGAACGTGATCCCGCCTACCGGGCCGAACGCCTCACCTGGGTACGCGCCGAGCCCGCGCCCGACGGGGTGCCGGCACTGGCCGGCGGGCCGCAGGCCGAACCGCAGGACCTGCTGCCGTCACGTGGCTTCGGCGGCGCCCCGCGCGCACCCGGCCGCGACTTCGAGCCGGAGCCCCTGGTGGCGGTACTCGGTTCGGCCGGTAACACCGCCGTCGACCAGGTCGTCGCCGGACAGGCGTTGCAGCGGGTCCTGCTCACCGCCACCGACTCCGGGCTGTCGGTGTCGATGCTGTCCCAGCCGATCGAGGTGCCCTCGGCCCGTGAGCAGCTCCGGATGTCGTTGGGCCGGTTCGGCACCCCGCAGATGGTGATGCGGATCGGGTTCGGTCGGCCCGGCCGGCCCACCCCACGCCGCCCGGTCGACGAGACGCTGGACCTGCCGGTGCACCTCGGCTGA
- a CDS encoding response regulator transcription factor, translating to MIRVFLLDDHEVVRRGLADLLQASGDIEVVGESGSAPEAARRIPALRPDVAILDARLPDGNGIDVCRDVRAVDSSIKGLILTSYEDDEALFAAIMAGASGYVLKQIRGTDLVDAVRRVAGGQSLLDPAITTRVLDRIRSGVEQPRELQSLTEQERRILEYVAEGLTNREIAGKMFLAEKTVKNYVSSVLAKLGLERRTQAAVLATRLLGKSR from the coding sequence ATGATCCGGGTGTTCCTGCTCGACGACCACGAGGTCGTCCGTCGTGGCCTTGCCGACCTGCTCCAGGCCAGCGGCGACATAGAGGTGGTCGGCGAGTCCGGCTCCGCGCCGGAGGCCGCCCGCCGGATCCCGGCGCTCCGCCCCGACGTGGCGATCCTCGACGCCCGGCTACCCGACGGCAACGGCATCGACGTGTGCCGGGACGTGCGGGCCGTGGACTCCTCGATCAAGGGCCTGATCCTCACCTCGTACGAGGACGACGAGGCGCTGTTCGCGGCGATCATGGCCGGTGCCTCCGGGTACGTGCTCAAGCAGATCCGCGGCACCGACCTGGTCGACGCGGTGCGCCGGGTGGCGGGCGGGCAGTCGCTGCTCGACCCGGCGATCACCACCCGCGTCCTGGACCGCATCCGCAGCGGGGTGGAGCAGCCACGCGAGTTGCAGTCCCTCACCGAGCAGGAACGGCGGATCCTGGAGTACGTCGCCGAGGGCCTGACCAACCGGGAGATCGCCGGCAAGATGTTCCTGGCCGAGAAGACGGTCAAGAACTACGTCTCCAGCGTGCTGGCCAAGCTCGGCCTGGAACGGCGTACCCAGGCCGCTGTGCTCGCCACCCGGCTGCTCGGCAAGTCCCGCTGA
- a CDS encoding GAF domain-containing sensor histidine kinase gives MLDRVGEVMTSRERLRALLDAVVGIGTDLDLRSTLQRIVQSACDLAGARYGALGVIGTDRTLHDFITHGISPELHATIGDLPHGRGVLGLLIDDPKPLRMPDITQHPRSYGFPPHHPPMHTFLGVPVRIRDQVFGNLYLAEKQGGAQFTDDDEEIVVALAAAAGVAIENARLYALAHRRERWLAATAEITSLLLGEVRRTDALTLVARRAREVAEAELALVLLYDDEADHFTVEVVDGAGSQARALVGTVLPAADTSFAGPIAEGRHDSVDDLAHAAPWPAVLHTGPAVISPLATADTLHGVLVIAHAVEHGGATDEDVALLGSFAGQAALAMERARGQEEREQLVVLEDRERIARDLHDVVIQRLFATGLHLQSAVPLATRPELTKRINAAVDDLDATISDIRRTIFELRSPVSAALRTEIREAVEVAAESLGFRPRLELNGPVDSAVPDAVRPDLTAVLREALSNAVRHAEASAVTVSVRVDGGRVTVLVTDDGVGCDPAAARGGLVNLRERAERHDGTFEVRPARPHGTELRWSIPLRD, from the coding sequence ATGCTCGACCGGGTCGGGGAGGTGATGACCAGCCGGGAACGGCTGCGGGCCCTGCTCGACGCGGTGGTCGGCATCGGCACCGACCTGGACCTGCGCAGCACGCTGCAACGGATCGTGCAGTCCGCCTGCGACCTGGCCGGCGCCCGGTACGGCGCGCTCGGCGTGATCGGCACCGACCGGACGCTGCACGACTTCATCACCCACGGCATCTCCCCCGAGCTGCACGCCACCATCGGTGATCTGCCGCACGGCCGGGGCGTGCTCGGCCTGCTGATCGACGATCCGAAGCCGCTGCGGATGCCGGACATCACCCAGCATCCGCGCTCCTACGGGTTCCCGCCGCACCACCCGCCGATGCACACCTTCCTCGGCGTGCCGGTCCGCATCCGCGACCAGGTCTTCGGCAACCTCTATCTGGCCGAGAAGCAGGGCGGCGCGCAGTTCACCGACGACGACGAGGAGATCGTCGTGGCCCTCGCCGCGGCGGCCGGGGTGGCGATCGAGAACGCCCGGTTGTACGCGCTGGCGCACCGGCGGGAACGCTGGCTCGCCGCCACCGCCGAGATCACCTCACTGTTGCTCGGCGAGGTCCGCCGCACCGACGCGCTGACGCTGGTGGCGCGACGGGCCCGCGAGGTCGCCGAGGCCGAGCTGGCCCTGGTGCTGCTCTACGACGACGAGGCCGACCACTTCACGGTCGAGGTGGTCGACGGTGCCGGCAGCCAGGCCCGCGCGCTGGTCGGCACCGTGCTGCCGGCGGCGGACACCAGTTTCGCCGGGCCGATCGCCGAGGGCCGGCACGACTCGGTGGACGACCTCGCCCACGCCGCTCCCTGGCCGGCGGTGCTGCACACCGGCCCGGCGGTGATCTCGCCGCTGGCCACCGCCGACACCCTGCACGGCGTCCTGGTGATCGCGCACGCCGTCGAGCACGGTGGCGCCACCGACGAGGACGTGGCGCTGCTCGGCAGCTTCGCCGGGCAGGCCGCGCTGGCCATGGAACGCGCACGCGGCCAGGAGGAACGCGAGCAGTTGGTGGTCCTGGAGGACCGCGAACGCATCGCCCGTGACCTGCACGACGTGGTCATCCAGCGGTTGTTCGCCACCGGCCTGCACCTGCAGAGCGCGGTGCCGCTGGCCACGCGGCCCGAGTTGACCAAACGCATCAACGCGGCGGTCGACGACCTGGACGCCACCATCTCCGACATCCGCCGCACCATCTTCGAGCTGCGCAGTCCGGTGAGCGCGGCGCTGCGCACCGAGATCCGCGAGGCGGTGGAGGTGGCGGCCGAGTCGTTGGGCTTCCGTCCCCGGCTGGAGCTGAACGGCCCGGTCGACAGCGCCGTCCCGGACGCGGTCCGCCCCGATCTCACCGCCGTGCTCCGCGAGGCCCTGTCCAACGCGGTACGCCACGCCGAGGCGTCGGCCGTGACGGTGTCGGTACGGGTCGACGGCGGTCGGGTGACCGTGCTCGTCACCGACGACGGGGTGGGATGCGACCCGGCCGCCGCCCGGGGCGGGCTGGTGAACCTGCGCGAGCGCGCGGAACGCCACGACGGCACCTTCGAGGTACGCCCGGCCCGTCCGCACGGCACCGAACTGCGCTGGTCGATCCCGCTGCGGGACTGA
- a CDS encoding nitroreductase — MSHDGPDPAHGRTEVRHDEQRRKVVTMSHQTPATHRPLPTALAEAATMAGRAPSVHNAQPWRWRVLPDALELRMVHDPQLAATDPDGELVRLSCGAALHHARLALAAEGWTATVRRMPDPAEPELLARLTDLRPSGADPDAMRTVQCMQVRHTDRRPVSDEPVGDERLDAVSTAARQEGARLEILDRDQVLELAAAASRAATVEADDSRLREELDYWTSRAAGTGLTSEVLPEQAPQTTVPGRDFGRPGTLPVGPGHDRAASYAVLYGDEDEPVDWLRAGEALSAAWLTATRLSVSVVPLSGVVEVPATRQVLRGVLAGLGHPYLVLRLGVADPAHAGPPHTQRLDRAQVVDTSAVEGTAG, encoded by the coding sequence ATGTCGCATGATGGGCCAGACCCGGCCCACGGCCGCACCGAGGTGCGGCACGATGAGCAGAGACGAAAGGTCGTGACAATGAGCCACCAGACGCCGGCCACGCATCGCCCGCTGCCCACCGCGCTCGCGGAGGCCGCCACGATGGCCGGTCGGGCGCCCTCGGTGCACAACGCGCAGCCGTGGCGCTGGCGGGTCCTGCCCGACGCGCTGGAGCTGCGGATGGTCCACGACCCGCAGTTGGCGGCGACCGACCCGGACGGCGAGTTGGTCCGGTTGAGCTGCGGGGCGGCACTGCACCACGCCCGGTTGGCGCTGGCCGCCGAGGGGTGGACGGCGACCGTACGGCGGATGCCCGACCCGGCCGAGCCGGAGCTGCTCGCCCGGCTGACCGACCTGCGGCCCAGCGGGGCCGACCCGGACGCCATGCGGACCGTCCAGTGCATGCAGGTCAGGCACACCGACCGTCGACCGGTCAGCGACGAGCCGGTCGGCGACGAGCGACTGGACGCGGTCAGCACGGCCGCCCGCCAGGAGGGCGCCCGGTTGGAGATCCTCGATCGCGACCAGGTGCTGGAGTTGGCCGCCGCCGCCTCGCGCGCCGCCACCGTCGAGGCCGACGACTCCCGGCTGCGCGAGGAACTGGACTACTGGACCAGCCGGGCCGCCGGGACCGGGTTGACCTCCGAGGTGCTGCCCGAGCAGGCCCCGCAGACCACCGTGCCGGGCCGGGACTTCGGACGCCCGGGGACGCTGCCGGTGGGGCCGGGCCACGACCGGGCCGCGTCGTACGCGGTGCTCTACGGCGACGAGGACGAGCCGGTGGACTGGCTGCGCGCCGGTGAGGCGCTCTCCGCCGCCTGGCTGACCGCCACCCGGCTAAGTGTCTCGGTGGTGCCGCTGAGCGGGGTGGTCGAGGTGCCGGCGACCCGGCAGGTCCTGCGGGGGGTGCTGGCCGGGCTCGGCCACCCGTACCTCGTCCTGCGACTCGGCGTCGCGGACCCGGCGCACGCGGGTCCGCCGCACACGCAGCGACTGGATCGCGCGCAGGTGGTGGACACCTCGGCGGTGGAGGGAACAGCGGGATGA
- a CDS encoding heavy metal translocating P-type ATPase, with amino-acid sequence MAEPTSNAPDHGPRECLAPRPVPSGGPRWWWLWAPLTALTALVLAGAAARLAGRVGVADALWAAATLVALLPAAASMLRELWRRRFGVDVIAVLALAGALVVGEYLAGAVVALMLATGRTLEAYAHRRATRDLRSLLARAPRTARRRTADGGVEVVPVDRLAAGDRLLVGPGDVVAVDGVVESAATLDESVVTGESRLVERASGERVASGVVNAGAGFGLRATESATRSTYAGIVRLAEEATARKAPTVRLADRYAAAFVPFTLVVAGLGWLLSGEFLRAVAVLVVATPCPLLLATPIAIVSGLSRVARRGMLVRDGGSLEVLGRARTLLVDKTGTLTLGRPRVADLVVAPGGDADEMLRSAASVEQLSPHVLAAALVHDARGRGMRLVAPTEVTEEAGRGVRGRVGGRRIRVGQLDADPPPWAVPVRTRAEQAGHSVVWVSDETGPFGAVVLEDPVRPDARQVVDRLRKAGMTRIVMVTGDRPETAHRVARDVGVDDVLARCTPTEKAARVRAEAGRAVTVMVGDGVNDAPALAEAHVGVAMGATGATASADVADAVLSVDRLDPLADAVEVARRARRIAVQSATVGMGLAVVAMGFAAAGKLPPVAGAFLQEGIDVLVILNALRALGGGPRRPA; translated from the coding sequence ATGGCGGAACCGACGTCGAACGCGCCGGACCACGGTCCCCGCGAGTGCCTGGCGCCGCGCCCCGTGCCGTCGGGTGGACCACGGTGGTGGTGGCTGTGGGCGCCGCTGACCGCACTGACCGCGTTGGTCCTGGCCGGAGCGGCGGCACGACTGGCGGGACGGGTCGGGGTCGCTGACGCGCTGTGGGCGGCGGCCACTCTCGTCGCGTTGCTGCCGGCGGCCGCCTCGATGCTGCGCGAGCTGTGGCGGCGACGTTTCGGCGTGGACGTGATCGCCGTCCTCGCGTTGGCCGGGGCGCTCGTCGTCGGCGAGTACCTGGCCGGTGCGGTGGTCGCGCTGATGTTGGCGACCGGCCGGACGCTGGAGGCGTACGCGCACCGGCGGGCGACCCGTGACCTGCGCTCCCTGCTCGCCCGTGCCCCGCGTACCGCCCGTCGGCGTACCGCCGACGGCGGCGTCGAGGTGGTGCCGGTGGACCGGCTGGCGGCCGGGGACCGGTTGCTGGTCGGCCCCGGTGACGTGGTCGCCGTCGATGGTGTCGTGGAGTCCGCGGCGACCCTCGACGAGTCGGTGGTGACCGGGGAGTCCCGGCTGGTCGAGCGGGCGTCGGGCGAGCGGGTGGCCAGTGGGGTGGTCAACGCCGGGGCGGGCTTCGGACTGCGGGCCACCGAGAGCGCCACCCGCAGCACGTACGCGGGGATCGTCCGGTTGGCCGAGGAGGCGACCGCCCGCAAGGCGCCGACGGTGCGGCTGGCGGACCGCTACGCCGCCGCCTTCGTGCCGTTCACCCTCGTCGTGGCCGGTCTGGGCTGGTTGCTGTCCGGTGAGTTCCTGCGGGCGGTGGCGGTGCTGGTGGTGGCGACCCCGTGCCCGCTGCTGCTGGCCACCCCGATCGCCATCGTCAGCGGGCTGTCCCGGGTCGCCCGGCGGGGGATGCTGGTGCGCGACGGCGGTTCGCTGGAGGTGCTCGGTCGCGCCCGTACCCTGCTGGTCGACAAGACCGGCACGCTCACCCTGGGCCGACCGAGGGTGGCCGACCTGGTGGTGGCCCCCGGCGGCGACGCCGACGAGATGCTGCGTTCGGCCGCCTCGGTGGAACAACTCTCCCCGCACGTGTTGGCGGCGGCGCTGGTCCATGATGCCCGGGGACGCGGGATGCGGCTGGTGGCGCCGACGGAGGTGACCGAGGAGGCGGGCCGGGGAGTGCGCGGGCGGGTGGGTGGACGACGGATCCGCGTCGGTCAGCTCGACGCCGACCCGCCGCCGTGGGCGGTGCCGGTCCGGACCCGCGCCGAACAGGCCGGACACAGCGTGGTCTGGGTGTCCGACGAGACCGGGCCGTTCGGCGCGGTGGTGCTGGAGGATCCGGTACGCCCGGACGCCCGCCAGGTGGTGGACCGGCTGCGGAAGGCCGGGATGACCCGGATCGTGATGGTCACCGGCGACCGCCCGGAGACGGCGCACCGGGTCGCGCGGGACGTCGGCGTGGACGACGTGCTGGCCCGGTGCACCCCGACGGAGAAGGCGGCCCGGGTCCGCGCCGAGGCGGGGCGGGCGGTCACCGTGATGGTCGGCGACGGTGTCAACGACGCGCCCGCCCTGGCGGAGGCGCACGTCGGGGTGGCGATGGGCGCCACCGGGGCCACCGCCTCCGCCGACGTCGCCGACGCCGTGCTGAGCGTCGACCGGCTCGACCCGCTCGCCGACGCGGTGGAGGTGGCGCGTCGCGCCCGGCGGATCGCGGTGCAGAGTGCCACGGTGGGGATGGGCCTGGCGGTCGTCGCGATGGGGTTCGCGGCGGCCGGGAAGCTGCCACCGGTGGCCGGTGCGTTCCTCCAGGAGGGCATCGACGTGTTGGTGATCCTCAACGCCCTGCGGGCGCTGGGCGGCGGGCCGCGCCGACCGGCCTGA
- a CDS encoding universal stress protein — protein sequence MTGSTNGAEIVVGYDGSPDAAAALDWALDQARRSGRPVRLVYVFEWLTVAGWVGPGVTPGMWPDEQARQQVEELVGKAAADAGAANPELTVHGEVRDGPPALVLEESSAEADLVVLGGRGHGGFAGLLAGSTAVSVTAHAHCPVVVVRRDTADAARSGHVTVGVDGSEPSLVALGYAVEEAALRRVPLRVLRSWQPRGEQANLTGEQARDAAMAEDRAELDEAVRRWRETFPDVEVSVETGTSAPAGLLIESSRRSQLVVVGTRGRGGLRGMLLGSVSQQLIQHAHCPVAVVRER from the coding sequence ATGACCGGGAGTACGAACGGCGCGGAGATCGTGGTGGGCTACGACGGCTCGCCGGACGCGGCCGCGGCCCTGGACTGGGCGCTGGACCAGGCCCGCCGGTCCGGCCGACCGGTCCGGCTGGTGTACGTCTTCGAGTGGCTCACCGTGGCCGGCTGGGTCGGTCCCGGAGTCACGCCCGGCATGTGGCCCGACGAGCAGGCCCGTCAGCAGGTCGAGGAGTTGGTGGGCAAGGCCGCCGCGGACGCCGGTGCGGCCAACCCCGAGCTGACCGTGCACGGTGAGGTCCGCGACGGCCCGCCCGCCCTGGTGCTAGAGGAGAGTTCGGCGGAGGCCGACCTGGTGGTGCTGGGCGGCCGGGGACACGGCGGCTTCGCCGGCCTGCTCGCCGGATCCACGGCGGTCAGCGTCACCGCGCACGCGCACTGCCCGGTGGTGGTGGTTCGCCGCGACACCGCCGACGCCGCCCGGTCCGGGCACGTCACCGTCGGGGTGGACGGCTCCGAACCCTCGCTGGTGGCCCTCGGCTACGCCGTCGAGGAGGCCGCCCTGCGCAGGGTGCCGCTGCGGGTGCTGCGTTCCTGGCAGCCCAGGGGCGAGCAGGCGAACCTCACCGGAGAGCAGGCCCGGGACGCGGCCATGGCCGAGGACCGCGCGGAACTGGACGAGGCGGTGCGCCGCTGGCGGGAGACCTTCCCCGACGTCGAGGTGAGCGTCGAGACGGGCACCTCCGCACCGGCCGGGCTGCTGATCGAGTCCAGCCGCCGGTCGCAACTGGTGGTGGTCGGCACCCGGGGCCGGGGCGGCCTGCGCGGCATGCTGCTCGGCTCGGTCAGCCAGCAGCTCATCCAGCACGCGCACTGCCCGGTGGCGGTCGTCCGGGAACGCTGA
- a CDS encoding phosphoketolase, whose protein sequence is MDTAVDIPSTLTDEELRRLDAYWRAANYLSVGQIYLLDNPLLREPLTAEHVKPRLLGHWGTSPGLNLIYAHLNRVIVDRDLSALFVTGPGHGGPAIVANTWLEGTWSERYPGVGRDEAGMARLFRQFSFPGGIPSHVAAEVPGSIHEGGELGYALSHAYGAAFDNPDLLVACVIGDGEAETGPLAGSWLSTVFLNPARDGAVLPVLHLNGYKIANPTVLDRIPESDLLAMMRGFGYQPYVVAGDEPAAVHEALAATLDRALDEIAEIQRRARSGATTERPRWPMIVLRTPKGWTGPREVDGKQVEGTYHAHQVPLSNVRSNPEHLAELERWLRSYRPEELFDATGAPVPELTAQPPTGDRRMSANPVANGGSVLRDLVLPDFRDYAVDVPRPGATATGATGVLGRWIRDVIAANPQTFRLFGPDEVASNRLQAAFEVTDRAWMGATVPGDDHLSPDGRVMEVLSEHLCQGWLEGYLLTGRHGVFTSYEAFIHIVDSMVNQHAKWLKVTRDIPWRMPVASLNYLLSSHVWRQDHNGFSHQDPGFIDHVMNKKAEVVRVYLPPDANTLLSTMDHCLRSRHYVNVVVAGKQPAPNWLTMDEAVQHCRRGVGIWDWAGTDGGSEPDVVLACAGDVPTLETLAAADLLRRHLPDLKVRVINVVDLMRLQPSSEHPHGLPDNEFDTLFTRDKPIIFAYHGYPWLIHRLTYRRTNHRNLHVRGYKEEGTTTTPFDMVMLNDLDRFHLVIDVIDRVPGLGDRVAYLRQEMADARDAARDHTRRFGEDDPRVAEWRWVRETDPTNP, encoded by the coding sequence ATGGACACGGCCGTGGACATCCCGAGCACCCTGACCGACGAGGAACTGCGCCGCCTCGACGCCTACTGGCGGGCCGCGAACTATCTCAGCGTCGGGCAGATCTACCTGCTCGACAATCCCCTGCTCCGCGAACCGCTGACGGCGGAGCACGTCAAGCCCCGGCTGTTGGGGCACTGGGGCACCTCGCCCGGCCTGAACCTGATCTACGCCCACCTGAACCGGGTGATCGTCGACCGGGACCTGTCGGCCCTCTTCGTCACCGGCCCCGGTCACGGCGGTCCGGCGATCGTCGCGAACACCTGGCTGGAGGGCACCTGGAGCGAGCGGTATCCGGGCGTCGGCCGCGACGAGGCCGGCATGGCCCGGCTGTTCCGCCAGTTCTCCTTCCCCGGCGGCATCCCCAGCCATGTGGCGGCGGAGGTGCCGGGCTCGATCCACGAGGGCGGCGAGCTGGGGTACGCGCTCAGCCACGCCTACGGTGCCGCGTTCGACAACCCCGACCTGCTGGTGGCCTGTGTCATCGGGGACGGCGAGGCGGAGACCGGCCCGTTGGCCGGGAGCTGGCTGTCGACCGTGTTCCTCAACCCCGCCCGGGACGGCGCGGTGCTGCCCGTCCTGCACCTCAACGGCTACAAGATCGCCAACCCGACGGTGCTGGACCGGATCCCCGAGTCCGACCTGCTCGCCATGATGCGCGGCTTCGGCTACCAGCCGTACGTGGTGGCCGGTGACGAACCCGCCGCCGTGCACGAGGCACTCGCCGCCACTCTGGACCGGGCGCTGGACGAGATCGCCGAGATCCAGCGTCGGGCCCGGTCCGGAGCCACCACCGAGCGTCCGCGCTGGCCGATGATCGTGCTGCGTACGCCGAAGGGCTGGACCGGTCCGCGCGAGGTCGACGGCAAGCAGGTCGAGGGCACGTACCACGCCCACCAGGTGCCCCTGTCGAACGTCCGCAGCAACCCGGAGCACCTGGCCGAGTTGGAGCGCTGGCTGCGCAGCTACCGCCCGGAGGAGCTGTTCGACGCCACCGGCGCCCCGGTCCCGGAGCTGACCGCCCAGCCGCCCACCGGGGATCGGCGGATGAGCGCCAACCCGGTCGCCAACGGCGGGTCGGTGCTGCGTGACCTGGTCCTGCCGGACTTCCGCGACTACGCGGTGGACGTGCCACGTCCCGGTGCGACGGCCACCGGCGCCACCGGCGTACTGGGCCGGTGGATCCGGGACGTGATCGCCGCGAACCCGCAGACCTTCCGGCTGTTCGGGCCGGACGAGGTGGCCTCCAACCGGCTCCAGGCGGCCTTCGAGGTCACCGACCGGGCCTGGATGGGCGCCACGGTCCCCGGCGACGACCACCTCTCCCCCGACGGCCGGGTGATGGAGGTGCTCTCCGAGCATCTGTGCCAGGGCTGGCTGGAGGGCTATCTGCTGACCGGGCGGCACGGCGTCTTCACCAGCTACGAGGCGTTCATCCACATCGTCGACTCGATGGTGAACCAGCACGCGAAGTGGCTCAAGGTGACCCGGGACATCCCCTGGCGGATGCCGGTGGCATCGCTGAACTATCTGCTCTCCAGCCACGTCTGGCGGCAGGACCACAACGGCTTCTCGCACCAGGACCCGGGCTTCATCGACCACGTGATGAACAAGAAGGCCGAGGTCGTCCGGGTGTACCTGCCGCCGGACGCGAACACCCTGCTCTCCACCATGGACCACTGCCTGCGCAGCCGGCACTACGTCAACGTGGTGGTGGCCGGCAAGCAGCCCGCGCCGAACTGGCTGACCATGGACGAGGCCGTGCAGCACTGCCGGCGCGGGGTGGGCATCTGGGACTGGGCCGGCACCGACGGCGGCAGCGAGCCGGACGTGGTCCTCGCCTGCGCCGGTGACGTGCCCACCCTGGAGACCCTGGCGGCGGCGGACCTGCTGCGCCGGCACCTGCCCGACCTGAAGGTCCGGGTGATCAACGTGGTCGACCTGATGCGGCTCCAGCCGTCGAGCGAGCACCCGCACGGCCTGCCGGACAACGAGTTCGACACGCTGTTCACCCGCGACAAGCCGATCATCTTCGCTTACCACGGCTACCCGTGGCTGATCCACCGGCTCACCTACCGCCGCACCAACCACCGCAACCTGCACGTACGCGGGTACAAGGAGGAGGGCACCACCACCACGCCCTTCGACATGGTGATGCTCAACGACCTGGACCGGTTCCACCTCGTCATCGACGTGATCGACCGGGTGCCGGGGCTCGGCGACCGGGTGGCGTACCTGCGGCAGGAGATGGCCGACGCCCGCGACGCGGCCCGCGACCACACCCGCCGGTTCGGTGAGGACGACCCCCGGGTCGCCGAGTGGCGCTGGGTCCGCGAGACCGACCCCACCAACCCCTGA
- a CDS encoding universal stress protein, protein MALGSGTTPVLVGVGPDGALPVARTAARVAAAHGRALHLMHAFNWAAMEAPAVTASRSHAEELLAEATVAANQSEPDVPVTAEIIEGSAVATLVRKSETAFLVAVGDGGMAHCDRCIPADSPAVQVAARADCPVLVARQEPPPTGPVLVGVDGSASAEIALAWAYACASRHRSHLLVVWVVESDAAVGEAADRLAALVARHGAGQRGVMVECRVVRGEPGDVLVEQSRAAQLVVVAARGDEPWRGMLGAVSQSLLYHAPAPVLVVRGVSGPPADDGPGHPAGRDQRP, encoded by the coding sequence ATGGCCCTAGGCAGCGGGACGACGCCGGTGCTGGTCGGCGTCGGTCCGGACGGCGCGCTGCCGGTGGCCCGTACCGCCGCGCGGGTGGCCGCCGCCCACGGCCGTGCGCTGCACCTGATGCACGCGTTCAACTGGGCCGCGATGGAGGCGCCCGCGGTCACCGCGTCCCGCTCGCACGCCGAGGAACTACTCGCCGAGGCCACCGTGGCGGCCAACCAGAGCGAGCCGGACGTCCCGGTCACCGCCGAGATCATCGAGGGTTCGGCGGTGGCGACGCTGGTCCGCAAGTCCGAGACGGCGTTCCTGGTGGCCGTCGGGGACGGCGGCATGGCCCACTGCGACCGCTGCATCCCGGCCGACAGTCCCGCCGTCCAGGTGGCCGCCCGCGCCGACTGCCCGGTGCTGGTCGCCCGCCAGGAACCCCCGCCGACCGGGCCGGTCCTGGTCGGTGTGGACGGCTCGGCGTCCGCCGAGATCGCCCTGGCCTGGGCGTACGCCTGCGCCAGCCGGCACCGTTCGCACCTGCTGGTGGTCTGGGTGGTCGAGTCCGACGCGGCGGTGGGTGAGGCCGCCGACCGGCTCGCCGCGCTCGTGGCCCGACACGGTGCCGGGCAGCGCGGCGTCATGGTGGAGTGCCGGGTCGTCCGGGGCGAACCGGGTGACGTCCTGGTCGAACAGTCGCGCGCCGCGCAGTTGGTGGTGGTCGCCGCGCGCGGTGACGAACCGTGGCGCGGCATGCTCGGCGCGGTCAGCCAGTCGCTGCTCTACCACGCCCCGGCCCCGGTGCTGGTGGTCCGGGGCGTCTCCGGGCCGCCCGCCGACGACGGGCCAGGACACCCGGCCGGGCGGGACCAACGGCCCTGA
- a CDS encoding HTH domain-containing protein: MSQATELAAAAGSTDPRVGLRAVRALRRLLERLEVVQVDNARRQGWSWQEIAEALEVSRQAVHKKHAGRPAVGSSREA; the protein is encoded by the coding sequence ATGAGTCAGGCGACGGAACTCGCGGCCGCAGCGGGCAGCACCGACCCCAGGGTCGGGCTACGCGCGGTCCGCGCCCTGCGCCGGCTGCTCGAACGGCTCGAGGTGGTCCAGGTCGACAACGCCCGCCGACAGGGCTGGTCCTGGCAGGAGATCGCCGAGGCGCTCGAGGTCAGCCGGCAGGCGGTCCACAAGAAGCACGCCGGGCGACCGGCGGTCGGATCCTCCCGGGAGGCATGA